The following coding sequences are from one Methanococcoides orientis window:
- a CDS encoding proteasome-activating nucleotidase codes for MNSDKVTREAEEVEDMDVQSILNENEVLKVQNETMKAKLLEANMMANKYLSEIEKLKEQLDHLTTPPLFIASVMEVDDDMVLLRQHGNNQEVMTRVPPGMEGIIEPGMRVSINAAFSIISTISKAADVRAQVMELINSPGIDYDMIGGLDDVLKEVIESVELPLTEPELFENIGIEPPSGVLMYGNPGTGKTLIAKAVASRANATFIRMSGSDLVQKFIGEGARLVKDVFQLAREKSPSILFIDEIDAVGGMRTHDGTTGSAEVNRTMLQLLAEMDGFDPSGNVKIIAATNRIDLLDPALLRPGRFDRIIEVPLPDEKAREEILKIHTRKMTLEKDLDLAKIANMTDGLSGADLNVIVKEAGMFVLRRRGDMITMKDLMDAFEKVVSEEEVNAPFGMFV; via the coding sequence ATGAATTCCGACAAAGTAACCCGCGAAGCAGAAGAAGTTGAAGACATGGACGTCCAGTCGATACTCAACGAGAATGAGGTCCTGAAGGTCCAGAACGAAACTATGAAAGCAAAGCTCCTTGAAGCCAACATGATGGCTAACAAGTATCTTTCAGAAATAGAGAAACTGAAGGAGCAATTGGACCACCTCACCACACCACCACTGTTCATTGCCAGTGTCATGGAAGTAGATGACGACATGGTGCTTCTGAGGCAGCATGGCAACAACCAGGAGGTTATGACAAGAGTGCCACCTGGAATGGAAGGCATTATTGAGCCAGGCATGCGCGTGAGCATTAATGCAGCATTTTCCATCATATCCACGATCAGTAAGGCAGCAGACGTACGTGCCCAGGTCATGGAACTTATCAATTCACCAGGCATCGACTACGATATGATCGGCGGCCTTGACGATGTTCTCAAGGAAGTAATCGAATCAGTTGAACTTCCACTGACCGAACCGGAACTTTTCGAGAACATAGGAATAGAACCACCAAGCGGAGTTCTCATGTACGGAAACCCGGGAACAGGTAAGACACTGATAGCAAAGGCAGTTGCATCAAGAGCAAATGCCACATTCATACGCATGTCAGGTTCAGACCTTGTTCAGAAGTTCATCGGAGAGGGCGCAAGACTTGTCAAGGACGTGTTCCAGCTGGCAAGGGAGAAGTCACCGTCAATACTGTTCATCGATGAGATCGATGCAGTCGGAGGTATGCGTACCCACGACGGCACAACCGGATCTGCAGAAGTGAACCGAACAATGTTGCAACTTCTTGCAGAGATGGACGGATTCGACCCCAGTGGTAATGTAAAGATAATTGCAGCAACCAACAGGATCGACCTGCTTGACCCGGCACTTCTGCGTCCTGGCAGATTCGATCGTATAATCGAAGTACCGCTACCGGACGAGAAAGCAAGGGAAGAGATCCTGAAGATCCACACAAGGAAAATGACCCTCGAAAAAGACCTCGATCTCGCCAAGATCGCAAACATGACAGACGGCCTTAGTGGTGCTGACCTGAATGTAATAGTCAAAGAAGCAGGCATGTTCGTCCTGAGAAGGAGAGGAGACATGATAACCATGAAAGACCTCATGGATGCATTCGAAAAGGTCGTATCGGAAGAAGAAGTGAATGCACCATTCGGAATGTTCGTTTAA